One genomic window of Neisseria sp. oral taxon 014 str. F0314 includes the following:
- the pgaA gene encoding poly-beta-1,6 N-acetyl-D-glucosamine export porin PgaA has product MKFTRSLPLWAVAFAVIPSVGHAASNVDAERERWVVHSRSGETERGEAVAALRRLYDGSGDKLVRADLIALLIRGGQQQEALAVCAACRPDGYSADELQNLAKAARDTKKFDTAALFYRELQTRFPQQKTGLLGGALTAVDMARYSEAEVLIKEYRRRFGSDADIQTAENYLNKQTATLTGRLAGQLGSLGKSSDKETVLQAYRTAAEMQAYPMQERLLESYPQYFSENDRQWLKTGKAVSLLRSALATNNRAQLETAYRELNAVIAAAPENSAIYIAALRDRMTASNALEKHEETLADYRRLAKTGEQPDFVKAQYAHALLATGSPNQASAIFRGIADRQIAQSKRMSDDTNEQLIQAYAEAVRYSKAKLLIRNWNTAETALDFTRNAKIKNPLRDKAYFWNARLDAWNGRPGKAVKDMDAWLAEHPADPWALTLRGELAQWDGHDEEAREWFRRAKEYMPPDSQEWVDNKIAQSEMSSGNWKEAGQYAAAGADKPNFSGFRRQYIENRAPQLVANAQAMKTTSPADGTEWGQDATLYSKRSADGHRAYVTERSAYVPNHGSPLRAGRAGVGAQISLYPATVTVEAGHGFDLNRKAYALASADYRLTGRLKLKADAAYNSANTPVKALNQNVYAREYNLAAEYRHSSATQIGAGIGLMDFDDGNLRKSANVWMNNLLYQYDCWQLGSKLWADYSANKDIPEAHYYNPKNSKSLSGTLQLSYTAPLDNGISLKQTVSGGAGRYWQSGVAAENTWNLSYGHDWQFGRKTSLTYEFGRRQAMYDGQPEFQNFGNIGLNMKFN; this is encoded by the coding sequence ATGAAATTTACCCGTTCCCTACCATTATGGGCGGTTGCTTTTGCCGTTATCCCGTCCGTTGGTCATGCCGCTTCAAACGTCGATGCCGAGCGCGAGCGCTGGGTGGTCCACTCCCGCAGCGGAGAGACCGAACGCGGCGAAGCCGTAGCCGCACTGCGCCGGCTCTACGACGGCAGCGGCGACAAACTGGTACGCGCCGACTTAATCGCACTGCTTATCCGGGGCGGACAGCAACAGGAAGCACTGGCGGTCTGCGCCGCCTGCCGTCCTGACGGTTATTCTGCCGACGAGTTGCAAAACCTTGCGAAAGCCGCGCGCGACACTAAAAAATTCGACACCGCCGCCCTGTTCTACCGAGAACTGCAAACCCGTTTTCCCCAACAGAAAACCGGCCTGCTGGGCGGCGCGTTGACCGCGGTCGATATGGCGCGGTATAGCGAAGCGGAAGTTCTGATTAAGGAATACCGTCGCCGTTTCGGCAGCGACGCCGACATTCAGACGGCCGAAAACTATTTGAACAAACAAACGGCTACGCTGACCGGACGCCTGGCCGGACAACTCGGCAGCCTGGGCAAATCATCCGACAAAGAAACCGTATTGCAGGCCTACCGCACGGCGGCTGAAATGCAGGCGTATCCCATGCAGGAAAGATTGCTGGAAAGCTACCCGCAGTATTTCAGCGAAAACGACCGCCAGTGGCTGAAAACCGGCAAAGCCGTCTCGCTCCTGCGCAGCGCGCTGGCTACGAATAACCGTGCGCAGCTTGAAACCGCCTATCGGGAGTTGAACGCCGTTATCGCCGCCGCACCTGAAAACAGCGCGATATACATCGCTGCCCTGCGCGACCGGATGACCGCGTCCAATGCGTTGGAAAAACATGAAGAAACCCTTGCCGACTACCGCCGCTTGGCCAAAACAGGCGAACAACCCGATTTTGTGAAGGCGCAATACGCACACGCGCTGTTGGCCACCGGCAGTCCGAATCAGGCTTCTGCCATTTTCCGCGGCATTGCCGACCGCCAGATTGCGCAATCTAAAAGAATGTCCGACGACACCAACGAACAGTTGATTCAGGCATATGCCGAAGCCGTCCGTTATAGCAAGGCCAAACTGCTCATCCGCAACTGGAACACGGCAGAAACCGCGCTCGACTTTACCCGCAACGCCAAAATCAAAAATCCCTTACGCGACAAAGCCTATTTCTGGAACGCCCGTCTGGATGCTTGGAACGGCAGGCCGGGAAAAGCTGTCAAAGATATGGACGCATGGCTTGCCGAACATCCCGCCGACCCGTGGGCCCTGACGTTGCGCGGCGAGTTGGCGCAATGGGACGGACATGACGAAGAAGCGCGGGAATGGTTCCGCCGCGCCAAAGAATACATGCCGCCCGACAGCCAGGAATGGGTGGACAATAAAATCGCCCAGTCCGAAATGTCTTCGGGCAACTGGAAAGAAGCCGGCCAATACGCGGCCGCCGGAGCAGACAAGCCGAACTTCAGCGGATTCCGCCGCCAATATATCGAAAACCGCGCGCCGCAGCTCGTTGCCAACGCGCAGGCCATGAAAACGACGTCCCCCGCCGACGGCACGGAGTGGGGGCAGGATGCCACGCTGTACAGCAAGCGTTCGGCGGACGGGCACCGCGCCTATGTAACCGAACGTTCGGCCTATGTGCCCAACCACGGCAGCCCGCTGCGGGCCGGACGCGCCGGTGTCGGCGCACAAATCAGCCTGTATCCGGCCACCGTTACCGTCGAAGCGGGACACGGGTTTGACCTGAACCGCAAAGCCTATGCCCTTGCAAGCGCCGACTACCGCCTCACAGGCCGTCTGAAATTGAAAGCCGACGCCGCCTACAACAGCGCCAACACGCCTGTCAAAGCCTTGAACCAAAACGTATACGCCCGCGAATACAATCTCGCCGCCGAATACCGCCATTCTTCCGCTACGCAAATCGGCGCGGGCATAGGGCTGATGGATTTCGACGACGGCAACCTGCGCAAATCCGCCAACGTTTGGATGAACAACCTCCTGTACCAATACGACTGCTGGCAGCTCGGCAGCAAACTGTGGGCGGATTACAGCGCCAACAAAGACATTCCCGAAGCCCACTACTACAACCCGAAAAACAGCAAAAGCCTCAGCGGTACATTGCAGCTTTCCTATACCGCGCCACTGGACAACGGCATCAGCCTCAAACAAACCGTCAGCGGCGGTGCGGGACGCTACTGGCAGTCGGGCGTGGCGGCGGAAAACACATGGAACCTGTCATACGGCCACGACTGGCAGTTCGGCCGCAAAACCAGCCTGACCTACGAATTCGGCCGCCGTCAGGCCATGTACGACGGTCAGCCCGAATTCCAAAATTTCGGCAACATCGGCCTAAACATGAAATTCAACTAA
- the pgaB gene encoding poly-beta-1,6-N-acetyl-D-glucosamine N-deacetylase PgaB, with amino-acid sequence MKKHLLLALLCTFGLQTAQAADPGHYGIICYHDIIDTSKPEDAGAVRRQYFPQTLTADRLIAHFNWLRDNGYTPVSWQQIKDARAGKAKLPDKPVLLTFDDGYLSFYTTAYPILKAFNYPAVYALITSWLEIPADGRIQYDDTTSLPRSAFVTWEQVREMQASGLIEIASHTHDLHHGIKGNPGGSQFAAVFPGRYQNGRYETPEEYRKRIYNDLKASRDTITRRTGIKPEVLVWPYGQFTLTSVDIARDVGFQSDLTLSDETLNPIGKQSVGRMLADQESSLERLQSYLSGKRFQLPHQRAVYVKLDELYHPDPVQQDKNYNKLIQRMFLLGANAVYLQAVTDENKDGTADAAYFPNRHLPLKADLFSQVAWQIRTRSNAEVRAWMPMLAFDLGSGYEYLTDSRTGKPTARTVKRLSPFNAKNRKAINEIYEDLSFNSRFNGLAFGDDGFITEYEAPNHGSDAQETDALIGFSKELTESVLKYSFNGRDNMTTVRGILPEAVMPSEKPTPLAQNLAKFAQAYNQASVTAPAASEQQFSSLLQNLKATGIPAQKLIVNLQARQPDGSVLLDSDTLAARIMQARKDRFTGIAYSTDGFTGNQPDLKTVKPVFAIR; translated from the coding sequence ATGAAAAAACACCTCCTCCTTGCCCTGCTCTGCACATTCGGCCTGCAAACCGCACAGGCCGCCGACCCCGGACACTACGGCATCATCTGCTACCACGACATTATCGACACGAGCAAACCCGAAGACGCCGGGGCAGTGCGCCGCCAATATTTTCCGCAGACGCTGACCGCCGACCGCCTGATTGCCCATTTCAACTGGCTGCGCGACAACGGCTACACGCCCGTCAGCTGGCAGCAGATTAAAGACGCGCGCGCAGGCAAGGCGAAGTTGCCGGACAAACCCGTGCTGCTGACTTTCGACGACGGCTACCTCAGTTTCTACACCACCGCCTACCCGATTTTAAAAGCCTTCAACTACCCCGCCGTCTATGCGCTGATTACCTCGTGGCTGGAAATACCCGCCGACGGCCGCATCCAATATGACGATACCACCAGCCTGCCGCGTTCCGCCTTCGTCACATGGGAACAAGTGCGCGAAATGCAGGCAAGCGGGCTGATTGAAATCGCCTCGCACACCCACGACCTGCACCACGGCATCAAGGGCAATCCCGGCGGATCGCAGTTTGCCGCCGTCTTTCCCGGCCGCTACCAAAACGGCCGTTACGAAACCCCCGAAGAGTACCGCAAACGCATCTACAACGATTTGAAAGCGTCGCGCGACACCATTACCCGCCGCACCGGTATCAAACCCGAAGTGCTGGTATGGCCTTACGGCCAATTTACCCTGACTTCGGTCGATATTGCCCGCGACGTCGGTTTCCAAAGCGACCTGACCCTGTCCGACGAAACACTCAACCCGATCGGCAAACAAAGCGTCGGCCGTATGCTTGCCGATCAGGAATCCTCTTTGGAGCGCCTGCAATCTTATCTGTCGGGCAAACGGTTCCAATTGCCGCACCAGCGCGCCGTCTATGTCAAACTTGACGAACTGTACCATCCCGACCCCGTGCAGCAGGACAAAAACTACAACAAACTCATCCAGCGGATGTTCCTGCTGGGTGCAAACGCCGTGTACTTGCAGGCGGTAACGGACGAAAACAAAGACGGCACTGCCGACGCCGCCTATTTCCCCAACCGCCACCTCCCGCTCAAAGCCGATTTGTTCAGCCAGGTCGCATGGCAAATCCGCACCCGCTCCAACGCGGAAGTCAGGGCATGGATGCCGATGCTGGCGTTCGACCTAGGCAGCGGTTACGAATACCTGACCGACTCGCGCACGGGCAAACCGACCGCCCGCACCGTCAAACGCCTGTCGCCGTTTAACGCCAAAAACCGCAAAGCCATCAATGAAATCTACGAAGACCTCTCGTTCAACAGCCGCTTCAACGGACTGGCTTTCGGCGACGACGGCTTCATCACCGAATACGAAGCGCCCAATCACGGCAGCGATGCGCAGGAAACAGACGCCCTCATCGGTTTTTCCAAAGAGCTGACCGAATCCGTATTGAAATACAGCTTCAACGGCAGAGACAATATGACAACCGTGCGCGGCATCCTCCCCGAAGCCGTGATGCCGTCTGAAAAACCGACGCCGCTGGCGCAAAACTTGGCCAAGTTCGCCCAAGCCTACAATCAGGCTTCCGTTACCGCCCCGGCCGCATCGGAACAACAGTTTTCAAGCCTGCTGCAAAACCTCAAAGCCACAGGCATTCCGGCGCAGAAACTCATCGTCAACCTACAGGCCAGACAGCCCGACGGCAGCGTCCTGCTCGACAGCGACACGCTGGCCGCACGAATCATGCAGGCACGCAAAGACCGCTTCACCGGCATCGCCTATTCCACCGACGGATTCACCGGCAACCAGCCGGATTTGAAAACCGTCAAACCCGTATTCGCAATACGCTGA
- the pgaC gene encoding poly-beta-1,6-N-acetyl-D-glucosamine synthase, protein MKWYEYSAAFVMLYPGVMSVYWTLSGLLYFLLWERRKGKPVFGGDAPMVSVLVPCFNEADNLDASIPHLLRLTYPNYELIFINDGSKDDTLSILRRWEAESDKITALDQKNGGKASAMNHGASRARGKYIVGIDGDAVPDYGALEYIVETLEKRPDVGAITGNPRVRNRSTILGKLQVAEFSSIIGLIKRSQSLAGTLFTVSGVIMCIRKDVWRQIGGWSENMITDDIDISWKTQLHGYEIMYEPRALCWVLMPETIRGLYKQRLRWAQGGAEVILKYSREVWHLKNIRLWPLYFEYVVTLIWAYLLFAFFFVSIAQAIGGTVDLTPLKLGSLATFIAFLIQLSVSIYIDSRYEGKLLRYFISCIWYPYVFWMINSLTLVHGFPKALLRDKNRKATWTSPDRGIQ, encoded by the coding sequence ATGAAATGGTATGAATACTCCGCCGCCTTCGTTATGCTCTATCCGGGGGTAATGTCCGTATATTGGACATTATCCGGGCTGCTGTATTTCCTGCTTTGGGAACGGCGCAAAGGCAAGCCGGTATTCGGCGGCGACGCACCTATGGTCAGCGTACTCGTGCCCTGTTTCAATGAAGCGGACAACCTTGATGCGTCCATCCCCCACCTGCTGCGCCTGACCTACCCCAATTACGAACTCATCTTCATCAACGACGGCAGCAAAGACGACACGCTTTCCATCCTGCGCCGCTGGGAAGCCGAATCCGACAAAATCACCGCTCTCGACCAGAAAAACGGCGGCAAGGCGTCCGCCATGAACCACGGCGCAAGCCGCGCGCGCGGCAAATACATCGTCGGCATCGACGGCGATGCCGTGCCGGACTACGGCGCATTGGAATATATCGTCGAAACGCTGGAAAAACGCCCCGACGTCGGCGCCATCACCGGCAATCCGCGCGTGCGCAACCGCAGCACCATCCTCGGCAAGCTGCAAGTCGCCGAGTTCAGTTCGATTATCGGCCTCATCAAACGTTCGCAAAGCCTTGCGGGAACCCTGTTTACCGTGTCGGGCGTCATCATGTGCATCCGCAAAGACGTTTGGCGGCAAATCGGCGGCTGGAGCGAAAACATGATTACCGACGACATCGACATCAGTTGGAAAACTCAGCTTCACGGCTACGAAATCATGTACGAACCGCGCGCATTGTGCTGGGTACTGATGCCCGAAACCATACGCGGCCTCTACAAACAACGCCTGCGCTGGGCACAGGGCGGCGCGGAAGTCATCCTGAAATACAGCCGCGAAGTCTGGCATTTGAAAAACATCCGCCTGTGGCCGCTGTATTTCGAATACGTCGTAACCCTGATTTGGGCCTACCTGCTGTTTGCCTTCTTCTTCGTCAGCATCGCGCAGGCCATCGGCGGTACCGTCGACCTGACCCCGTTGAAACTCGGCAGCCTCGCTACCTTTATCGCTTTTTTAATCCAGCTTTCCGTCAGCATCTACATCGACAGCCGTTACGAGGGCAAGCTGCTCCGCTACTTCATCAGTTGCATCTGGTATCCCTACGTTTTCTGGATGATTAACAGCCTGACGCTGGTACACGGTTTCCCCAAAGCACTGTTGCGCGACAAAAACCGTAAAGCCACCTGGACCAGCCCCGACCGCGGCATTCAGTAA
- a CDS encoding TonB-dependent receptor — translation MPSQTARPCHLSLSLLTLALFGSFAHAADTTAQTSELQPVTVKGANLSTHRITTQKIAESTDTDLKGLLFNEPSIGFGGGNGTSQWVNIRGLGQDQIDFKVDDSYSDTSTFHHQGRFLLDPELVKVVAVQKGSGSASAGIGASSGAIVAETIDPSDLLRPDQNFGFKVNAGVSSNKGWNRGLSLYGRAAGFDALVAGNWITEENYKAGKGYVNGGVSGGNRVPFSALGQRGLLAKIGYSINEDNRIELSRSQEQTHGTRTLREEFDDFARNPASYRTYTQDRTNLEYKGANLGFVSNIKANVFHLKTAREDAGSSADQNKATGANLNLDSRIFDRHTLKYGVNYRYQKNHPGTVTAAANESKTDYGIYAEGIWDFHPVTLTTGLRYDHFKVNTTGHTSASDGNINPSLGLIYDVTDSLSLKASHSYATRSPRLYESMLAPSRNIVTAPNLKAERSRTTEIGFNYRPIQDLSLTGSYFWQKINNVHDFACLSGSCAGGRSTYTSGITQSTNNGYIKNKGYEFGANYRWRGLTARMGVAYSDPKHHYLFDSYDINTKAHAVGRTWTAGLAYRFDRPNLEIGWRGRFVQSRIGKPSRGATASEGTTEKRAGYGVNDIYANWKPTGKDDLNINFAVNNVGNKYYYSHSQRSSSRSGNSLPEVGRDFRLAVNYKF, via the coding sequence ATGCCTTCCCAAACGGCGCGCCCGTGCCACCTTTCCCTCAGCCTGCTGACCTTGGCCCTCTTCGGCAGCTTCGCCCACGCAGCGGACACAACCGCCCAAACCTCCGAGCTTCAACCTGTTACCGTCAAAGGTGCCAACCTTTCCACCCACCGCATAACGACGCAAAAAATCGCCGAAAGTACCGATACCGACTTGAAAGGTTTGCTGTTTAACGAACCCTCCATCGGCTTCGGCGGCGGCAACGGCACATCGCAATGGGTCAACATCCGCGGTTTGGGTCAAGACCAAATCGACTTCAAAGTAGACGACTCCTATTCCGACACGTCCACCTTCCACCACCAAGGCCGCTTCCTGCTTGATCCCGAGTTGGTGAAAGTCGTTGCCGTACAAAAAGGCTCGGGTTCAGCCTCCGCCGGTATCGGCGCCAGCTCCGGCGCGATTGTCGCCGAAACCATCGATCCGTCCGATTTGCTGCGCCCCGATCAAAACTTCGGCTTTAAAGTCAATGCAGGCGTATCCAGCAATAAAGGTTGGAATCGGGGCTTGTCGCTTTACGGCCGTGCAGCCGGATTCGATGCCTTAGTAGCAGGCAACTGGATTACCGAAGAAAACTACAAAGCCGGTAAAGGCTATGTCAACGGCGGCGTATCAGGCGGCAACCGCGTTCCTTTCAGCGCGTTGGGTCAACGCGGCCTGCTGGCGAAAATCGGCTACAGCATCAATGAAGACAACCGCATCGAATTGAGCCGCAGCCAAGAACAAACCCACGGCACGCGCACCTTGCGCGAAGAGTTCGACGACTTCGCACGCAATCCCGCCTCCTACCGCACCTATACCCAAGACAGGACCAACCTCGAATATAAAGGTGCAAACTTAGGCTTTGTTTCCAATATCAAAGCCAACGTATTTCATCTGAAAACTGCTCGTGAAGACGCAGGCAGCAGCGCGGATCAAAACAAAGCTACCGGCGCGAACCTGAATCTCGACAGCCGCATTTTCGACCGCCACACGCTGAAATATGGCGTCAACTACCGCTATCAGAAAAACCATCCGGGTACGGTAACCGCCGCCGCCAACGAGAGCAAAACTGATTACGGTATTTACGCCGAAGGCATTTGGGACTTCCACCCCGTTACCCTGACCACCGGCCTGCGTTACGACCATTTCAAAGTCAACACCACCGGCCACACTTCGGCCTCCGACGGCAACATCAATCCCAGCTTAGGCTTGATTTACGACGTTACCGACAGTCTGTCATTGAAAGCCAGCCACAGCTACGCCACCCGCAGCCCGCGCCTGTACGAATCCATGCTCGCCCCCAGCCGCAACATCGTAACCGCGCCGAACTTGAAGGCAGAACGTTCGCGCACCACCGAAATCGGCTTCAACTACCGTCCGATTCAAGATTTGTCGCTGACCGGCAGCTACTTTTGGCAAAAAATCAACAATGTACATGACTTTGCCTGTCTGAGCGGCTCATGCGCAGGCGGCCGTTCGACTTACACTTCCGGTATCACCCAGTCCACCAACAACGGTTACATCAAAAACAAAGGTTATGAATTCGGTGCCAACTACCGCTGGCGCGGTCTGACAGCGCGCATGGGCGTGGCATACAGCGATCCCAAACACCACTATTTGTTTGATTCGTACGACATCAACACCAAAGCCCACGCCGTCGGCCGTACATGGACGGCGGGCTTGGCCTACCGCTTCGACCGTCCCAACCTCGAAATCGGCTGGCGCGGACGCTTCGTCCAATCCCGTATCGGCAAGCCCAGCCGCGGCGCAACCGCCAGCGAAGGCACGACCGAAAAACGCGCAGGCTATGGTGTGAACGACATCTACGCCAACTGGAAACCGACCGGCAAAGACGATCTGAACATCAACTTTGCCGTCAACAACGTGGGCAACAAATACTACTACTCCCACAGCCAGCGCAGCAGCAGCCGCTCCGGCAATTCCCTGCCCGAAGTAGGGCGCGATTTCCGTTTGGCTGTGAACTATAAGTTCTAA
- a CDS encoding TerC family protein — MDFSWLAEPHTWIGFATLFVLEVVLGIDNLVFVAILANKVKPDRRDRARVTGLGLAVLIRIIMLAFMAHIMTLTHPLFGIGGTAVSGKDIIMFAGGIFLLYKATTELHERLEGHNQFTVAENQKKHARFWSVVAQILILDAVFSIDSVITAVAMVDHIVVAMAAVVVAMAVMITASKPLTEFVDKHPTVVMLCLGFLLMIGFSLIAEAFHFHIPKGYLYAAIGFSILIELFNQISQANSRKNDYISSSWRKRTAENVLGMMGIRESVLAKAGEEADDDEHFEENEKSMIRSVLTLAERPIMGVMIPRRDIERLDISQSREEQCGQLKNTPYSRLLVVGKAGVDEPLGYINKKDLLTQMLETGSFNIQTALRQPLVLPDSTTALNAIELFRQSSADYALVVDEFGAVLGMVTMKDLLETIAGEFPEEFEREEEPALQENADESLTVDGSLEYVELAPQLNLPPQEEDADFHTVAGLIMEELQSIPDVGDAVDFCGWRFEVIEKEGQRIGRVKISKLPEE; from the coding sequence ATGGATTTCAGTTGGTTAGCCGAACCGCATACTTGGATAGGCTTTGCAACGCTTTTTGTGCTCGAAGTGGTTTTGGGTATAGACAACTTGGTTTTCGTCGCCATCCTCGCCAATAAGGTCAAACCTGACCGGCGCGATAGGGCGCGGGTAACGGGGCTGGGGCTGGCGGTGCTCATCCGCATTATTATGCTGGCGTTTATGGCACACATCATGACGCTGACCCATCCGCTGTTCGGTATCGGCGGGACGGCGGTGTCGGGCAAAGACATCATTATGTTTGCCGGCGGTATTTTCCTGCTTTATAAAGCCACGACCGAGCTGCACGAGCGGCTGGAAGGGCACAACCAGTTTACGGTGGCGGAGAACCAGAAAAAACATGCCCGTTTTTGGAGCGTTGTCGCGCAAATTCTGATTCTTGACGCTGTGTTTTCGATAGATTCGGTTATTACCGCCGTGGCGATGGTTGACCATATCGTGGTGGCGATGGCTGCCGTCGTGGTGGCGATGGCGGTGATGATTACCGCCAGCAAACCGCTGACCGAGTTTGTCGACAAACATCCCACCGTCGTCATGCTCTGCCTCGGTTTCCTGCTGATGATTGGTTTCAGCCTGATTGCCGAGGCCTTCCATTTCCACATTCCCAAAGGCTATCTCTATGCCGCTATCGGCTTCTCGATACTGATTGAGCTTTTCAACCAGATTTCGCAGGCCAACAGCCGTAAAAACGACTATATCAGCAGCTCGTGGCGCAAACGTACTGCTGAAAACGTGCTCGGTATGATGGGCATACGCGAAAGCGTGCTGGCCAAAGCGGGCGAAGAGGCGGACGATGACGAACATTTTGAAGAAAATGAAAAATCCATGATACGCAGTGTGCTCACGCTGGCGGAACGTCCGATTATGGGCGTGATGATTCCGCGCCGCGACATCGAGCGGCTGGATATTTCCCAAAGCAGGGAGGAGCAGTGCGGCCAACTGAAAAATACGCCGTACAGCCGCCTGCTTGTGGTCGGCAAGGCGGGCGTGGACGAACCGCTGGGCTATATCAATAAAAAAGACCTGCTTACGCAGATGTTGGAAACCGGTTCGTTCAATATTCAGACGGCCTTACGCCAGCCGCTCGTCCTGCCCGACAGCACCACTGCTTTGAATGCCATCGAACTTTTCCGTCAGAGTAGTGCCGATTATGCTTTGGTCGTGGACGAATTCGGCGCCGTCTTGGGCATGGTTACCATGAAGGATCTGCTTGAAACCATTGCCGGCGAGTTCCCCGAAGAGTTTGAGCGTGAAGAAGAACCGGCCCTTCAGGAAAATGCCGACGAAAGTCTGACTGTGGACGGCTCTCTTGAATATGTCGAGCTTGCCCCCCAGCTCAATTTGCCGCCGCAGGAAGAGGATGCCGATTTCCATACGGTCGCCGGTCTGATTATGGAGGAACTGCAAAGCATTCCCGATGTCGGCGATGCCGTCGATTTCTGCGGTTGGCGGTTTGAAGTGATTGAAAAAGAAGGCCAGCGCATCGGGCGCGTGAAAATCAGCAAACTGCCCGAGGAGTAG
- a CDS encoding response regulator transcription factor produces the protein MSGNIILIDDHTLFRRGIRSVLDEADYEVIGEAADGLSGVKLVEQLRPDLVLLDLDMPVMNGREALGQILSSNPEQKVVMLTVSEDGDELIECMKQGAHGFLLKNINADFFIEAVGKALNGDNVFSPEMTAHLVKSLISPIQPQSDAHIGTLTPRERETLHHLAIGHSNKVIAKKLNLAESTVKAYVQSILRKLGLSSRVQAAVYAIQHDIRPPEKDEE, from the coding sequence ATGAGCGGAAACATCATCCTGATAGACGATCACACGCTGTTCAGGCGCGGCATCAGGTCGGTATTGGACGAAGCGGATTACGAGGTCATCGGCGAAGCGGCCGACGGACTGAGCGGGGTCAAGCTGGTCGAGCAGTTGCGGCCCGATTTGGTGCTGCTGGATTTGGATATGCCGGTGATGAACGGGCGGGAGGCGCTGGGGCAGATACTGAGCAGCAATCCGGAGCAGAAAGTGGTGATGCTCACCGTGTCTGAGGACGGCGACGAGCTTATCGAGTGCATGAAGCAGGGGGCGCACGGTTTTTTGCTGAAAAACATCAATGCCGACTTTTTCATCGAAGCGGTCGGCAAGGCGCTGAACGGCGACAATGTCTTTTCGCCCGAAATGACCGCGCATCTGGTGAAATCGCTGATCAGCCCGATACAGCCGCAAAGCGACGCCCATATCGGGACGCTGACCCCGCGCGAGCGCGAAACGCTGCACCACCTAGCGATCGGCCACAGCAACAAAGTTATCGCCAAAAAGTTGAATCTGGCCGAATCGACGGTGAAAGCCTATGTGCAGAGCATTTTGCGCAAACTCGGCCTGAGCAGCCGCGTGCAGGCGGCGGTGTACGCCATCCAGCACGACATCCGCCCGCCGGAGAAAGACGAAGAATGA